Proteins co-encoded in one Paracrocinitomix mangrovi genomic window:
- a CDS encoding paraquat-inducible protein A, whose translation MKKLKILFLLMIPVVAATLFFTFSITTKLNKYEAKKMEKHELLNAEARMGNIWEWDIEMEDIPLSKWFTDWLTGKEDVMELSYDLDTEANKWYNSAVKHGLIFLGIVVVFMIAVNLLYKDKLVRNQAIGLSLVIASCCFLYLGLNEPFLEIEAYKDDMQIQVPIMGMDTKITMEGRAYFFYQNKSVLTLIKLLYNGGNYFVAIAVIVFSILFPIIKLTSSFIIFLNPTAKAGKKAITLIDKLGKWSMADVFVAASYLAYFSFANTELAIETGSSTLIGLYFFTAFVVFSIVSGIFLKRTVINAMNQKELEEA comes from the coding sequence ATGAAAAAGTTAAAGATCCTCTTTCTATTAATGATTCCGGTAGTTGCGGCTACCCTGTTTTTTACTTTTAGCATCACCACAAAGCTCAATAAGTATGAAGCTAAAAAAATGGAGAAGCATGAATTATTAAATGCTGAAGCTAGAATGGGGAATATTTGGGAATGGGATATTGAAATGGAAGATATTCCTCTTTCAAAATGGTTTACAGATTGGTTGACAGGTAAAGAGGATGTAATGGAATTGTCTTATGACTTAGATACTGAGGCAAATAAATGGTATAATTCTGCTGTCAAACATGGTTTAATTTTTCTGGGCATTGTAGTAGTTTTTATGATTGCTGTGAATCTATTATATAAAGACAAGCTTGTGCGCAATCAAGCTATTGGTTTGTCATTGGTTATAGCATCCTGTTGTTTTCTTTATTTGGGATTAAATGAACCATTTTTAGAGATAGAAGCCTATAAAGATGACATGCAAATTCAAGTTCCAATTATGGGAATGGACACAAAAATTACTATGGAAGGAAGAGCTTATTTCTTCTATCAAAACAAATCTGTTTTAACGTTGATAAAATTGCTGTACAATGGCGGTAATTACTTTGTGGCAATAGCAGTAATTGTATTCTCTATTTTATTCCCAATTATTAAGTTGACATCTTCTTTTATCATCTTTTTGAATCCGACTGCCAAGGCAGGTAAAAAGGCAATTACCTTGATAGATAAATTAGGAAAATGGAGTATGGCAGATGTTTTTGTTGCTGCTTCATATCTGGCTTATTTTTCTTTTGCTAATACTGAACTTGCCATTGAAACAGGCTCATCAACCTTGATTGGATTGTACTTCTTTACTGCTTTTGTAGTATTCTCAATAGTGTCCGGCATCTTTTTAAAGAGAACCGTGATAAATGCAATGAATCAAAAGGAATTGGAAGAAGCTTAG
- a CDS encoding LIC11966 family surface protein: MLKKYIPILTLLIVSCGGNETAETTEENIDTNSNSEIIIDQERVSAVEFNNELTFMQHDMLSLVSELFQSDSANIEANYSNILFEIDIKLDKLSKMSFDGTETPFVNAMTDLVEFYKEEMNGEFQEIMPLLKKADLSSAELDQLDAYDLAFAKREKAMFEKVIEEQDKFAKQHNIRLEEQAQ, encoded by the coding sequence ATGCTTAAAAAATACATCCCAATTCTTACATTGTTAATTGTTTCTTGTGGTGGAAATGAAACTGCAGAAACTACTGAAGAAAATATTGATACCAATTCAAATTCTGAAATCATAATTGATCAGGAAAGAGTTTCTGCTGTTGAGTTTAATAACGAATTGACTTTCATGCAGCACGATATGTTGTCTTTGGTTTCAGAATTATTTCAATCAGACAGTGCTAATATTGAAGCTAATTACAGCAATATTTTGTTTGAAATTGATATCAAATTAGATAAATTAAGCAAAATGTCTTTTGATGGAACCGAAACTCCGTTTGTTAACGCTATGACTGACTTAGTAGAGTTTTACAAAGAAGAGATGAATGGTGAATTCCAGGAGATAATGCCATTGTTAAAAAAAGCAGATTTATCTTCAGCTGAATTAGATCAGTTAGACGCTTACGACTTAGCATTTGCTAAAAGAGAAAAAGCTATGTTTGAAAAGGTGATAGAGGAGCAAGATAAATTTGCAAAACAGCATAATATTCGTTTAGAAGAACAAGCACAATGA
- a CDS encoding choice-of-anchor B family protein: protein MKILLLTVLVALSFTGMSQLNMSQLGQLDVPTTHATFCNDIWGYTDESNNEYALVGTEDGVSIVDVTDAANPAEIFWIDGMNSIWRDLKTVGDYVYVTTEAEEGLLIIDLEPLPSSTSLASTHYTGPVGNEWHTAHNLYAADGYVYVFGSGRGNGGVIILDVTTDPMNPIEVGTFDTWYAHDGYVLNDTGYFAHINDGFFSIVDLTDKANPALIETFATPSTFTHNIWTSANGDYAFTSDEVSGGYIGAYDVSNPANIKYLDKIQSSPGAGIVPHNVHVKGNYLYTSYYTDGVVVHDITHPNNLVEVGNYDTSPLSTPNTNGCWGVYPFLPSGNIIATDRQEGVFVLGDNVHAGAFVEGTITEFGLGNPINNVDVTIDNQNIYDNSNVLGDYATGIVNSGTYDITYSKVLYYPQTISTTLTEGNVLIQDVELVKIPQYNVTVTVLDAQTLNPVEGAQVVLNHTLVSHNGITDVNGEAVIDLYYQDNYEVIGGKWGYISDCFVDTLINNSVSNITLYVNEGIYDDFTFDYGWSVFGDAQKGMWEREVPVGVDVNGVVENPFKDGLFDCGSTAFITGNGSTAGNTDEVENGQTTLVSPVFDLTSYSDPHINFELFYYNFVGPFYPNDTLFVTLFNGTETVDIAKFHLDNTPLSLWYPYSIPVGGLIQMTSNMQLILTISDYVETVNICEAAFDHFRVTNFSMASEDEITDQNEIKIYPNPFKNVLNIYAKTGESVEILDVSGKIVLKTAFADQIDVSGLEKGVYILSIFDENNQKIDSKRIVKI, encoded by the coding sequence ATGAAAATTCTACTACTCACAGTTTTAGTTGCCCTTTCTTTTACAGGAATGAGTCAATTAAACATGTCACAATTGGGACAACTTGATGTTCCCACCACACATGCAACTTTTTGTAATGATATCTGGGGCTATACTGACGAGTCAAACAATGAATATGCATTAGTGGGTACAGAAGATGGAGTGAGTATTGTAGATGTTACTGATGCTGCGAATCCAGCGGAGATTTTCTGGATTGATGGCATGAATTCAATTTGGAGAGATTTAAAAACTGTAGGAGATTACGTATACGTTACTACAGAAGCAGAAGAAGGATTGTTGATAATAGATTTAGAACCACTGCCATCTTCAACTTCACTTGCATCTACTCATTATACCGGACCTGTTGGAAATGAATGGCATACTGCGCATAATTTATATGCTGCTGACGGATATGTCTATGTTTTTGGATCAGGAAGAGGAAATGGTGGAGTGATTATATTGGATGTAACCACTGATCCAATGAATCCTATAGAAGTAGGAACATTTGACACCTGGTATGCCCATGATGGATATGTACTCAATGATACAGGATACTTTGCACATATCAATGATGGTTTCTTTTCAATAGTAGATCTTACAGACAAAGCAAACCCTGCACTTATTGAAACTTTTGCAACTCCTTCAACTTTTACGCACAATATATGGACCTCTGCTAATGGTGATTATGCTTTTACTTCTGATGAAGTTTCTGGTGGTTATATTGGAGCTTATGATGTTTCAAATCCCGCTAATATTAAATATTTGGATAAGATTCAATCTTCTCCCGGAGCTGGAATTGTACCGCACAATGTACATGTGAAAGGAAATTATTTGTACACCAGTTATTATACAGATGGTGTAGTAGTACACGATATAACACATCCAAATAATTTGGTAGAAGTAGGAAACTATGATACTTCACCTTTAAGTACTCCAAATACAAACGGTTGTTGGGGAGTTTATCCATTTTTACCTTCAGGTAATATTATTGCCACAGATAGACAAGAAGGTGTTTTTGTTTTAGGTGATAATGTTCATGCAGGTGCATTTGTAGAAGGAACGATTACTGAATTTGGATTAGGAAACCCAATTAACAATGTGGATGTCACAATAGATAATCAAAACATTTATGACAATTCTAATGTTTTGGGTGATTATGCTACAGGGATTGTTAATTCCGGAACGTATGATATAACATACAGCAAAGTACTTTATTATCCGCAAACAATTTCAACCACTTTAACAGAAGGAAATGTCTTGATTCAGGACGTTGAGTTGGTGAAAATACCGCAGTATAATGTTACCGTTACTGTATTGGATGCGCAAACGCTTAATCCAGTTGAAGGTGCTCAGGTGGTATTGAATCATACTTTGGTGTCTCACAATGGTATCACAGATGTAAACGGGGAAGCGGTAATTGACTTGTATTATCAAGATAATTATGAAGTGATTGGAGGTAAATGGGGATATATTTCAGATTGCTTTGTAGATACTTTGATTAATAATTCTGTTTCAAACATTACACTTTATGTGAATGAAGGAATTTATGACGATTTTACCTTTGACTATGGTTGGTCAGTATTTGGAGATGCTCAAAAAGGAATGTGGGAAAGAGAGGTGCCAGTTGGAGTAGATGTGAATGGGGTTGTTGAGAATCCTTTTAAAGATGGTTTATTTGATTGCGGAAGTACCGCTTTCATTACAGGTAATGGTTCTACTGCAGGTAACACAGATGAAGTGGAGAATGGTCAAACAACTTTGGTTTCACCCGTTTTTGATTTGACTTCATACAGTGATCCACATATAAATTTCGAGCTTTTTTATTACAATTTTGTGGGACCTTTTTATCCTAATGATACCTTGTTTGTGACATTGTTTAATGGTACCGAAACTGTAGACATTGCAAAATTTCATTTAGATAATACACCACTTAGTTTATGGTATCCATATTCAATTCCTGTTGGTGGATTAATTCAGATGACATCTAATATGCAATTGATTTTAACAATTAGTGATTATGTAGAAACTGTAAATATTTGTGAAGCCGCATTTGATCATTTTAGAGTAACTAATTTTTCAATGGCAAGTGAGGATGAAATAACTGATCAAAACGAGATAAAAATCTATCCAAACCCGTTTAAAAACGTTTTAAATATTTATGCTAAAACAGGTGAATCTGTTGAAATATTGGATGTTAGCGGTAAAATTGTGCTTAAAACTGCCTTTGCTGACCAAATAGATGTTTCTGGCTTAGAAAAAGGAGTTTACATCCTTTCAATTTTTGATGAGAACAATCAAAAAATTGACTCTAAGCGAATCGTTAAAATTTAA
- a CDS encoding transferase hexapeptide repeat family protein: MIFEFKGFIPVIDETAFVHPQATVTGNVIIGKNVYIGPGCALRGDWGQIIIEDGCNVQENCTIHMFPGKSIVLQEGAHVGHGAIVHGANLGKNCLIGMNAVLMDDAEIGDESIIGALSFVSAKMKIPKRSLVVGNPAKIIKEVTDEMIEWKTKGTQLYQALPKECHETLREVEPLRKIEANRPSQDSLYDTWESIKNDKG; this comes from the coding sequence ATGATTTTTGAATTCAAAGGTTTTATTCCCGTAATTGATGAAACAGCTTTTGTTCATCCACAAGCAACGGTGACCGGAAATGTTATCATTGGTAAAAATGTGTACATAGGTCCTGGCTGTGCCTTAAGAGGTGATTGGGGGCAAATTATCATTGAAGATGGTTGCAATGTTCAAGAGAATTGCACCATTCATATGTTCCCTGGAAAATCAATTGTATTACAAGAAGGTGCGCATGTTGGTCATGGCGCTATTGTACATGGTGCAAATCTTGGAAAAAACTGTTTGATAGGAATGAATGCTGTTTTGATGGATGATGCTGAAATAGGAGATGAGTCAATAATCGGTGCGCTTTCCTTTGTATCTGCCAAAATGAAAATTCCAAAAAGAAGTTTGGTGGTGGGTAATCCTGCAAAAATTATCAAGGAAGTAACAGATGAAATGATTGAATGGAAAACAAAAGGAACTCAATTGTATCAGGCTTTGCCAAAAGAGTGTCATGAAACGCTAAGAGAAGTTGAGCCACTAAGAAAAATTGAGGCCAATCGTCCTTCACAAGATTCATTATACGACACCTGGGAATCAATCAAAAATGATAAAGGATAA
- a CDS encoding DUF6962 family protein, with product MIGADFEKIHFELFGLDLVEPMALVTDTVMGALSIYFAYRLKKLNGDHPFYQYWIWFYLIFGFGSLLGGIGHVMYNYWGFVGKIPSWISGPTSVYFLEQAMISVHPNRKSFQTLKILSFWKLMLVLIVFTLILSLVDLSDNPSKGFLPVAINTIVGVSLTAGVLARFYVKKGLTPIYKYFVFGVLVMLPSAFVFLLKINLHPWFDKNDLSHVLMMAGITYFYIGVKKLYAGGFNKDAYL from the coding sequence ATGATTGGAGCAGACTTTGAAAAGATTCACTTTGAGCTTTTCGGATTAGATCTTGTAGAACCCATGGCACTTGTTACAGATACTGTAATGGGAGCACTCAGTATTTATTTCGCTTACAGGCTAAAGAAATTAAATGGAGATCATCCATTTTATCAATATTGGATTTGGTTTTACCTGATTTTCGGTTTTGGTTCATTGTTAGGTGGAATCGGGCACGTAATGTATAATTACTGGGGATTTGTTGGTAAAATTCCTTCATGGATTTCGGGTCCAACATCCGTTTATTTTCTGGAGCAGGCAATGATATCTGTCCATCCTAACAGAAAATCTTTTCAAACACTTAAAATATTGTCATTTTGGAAGTTGATGCTGGTGTTGATAGTGTTTACTTTGATTCTTAGTTTGGTTGATTTAAGTGATAATCCAAGTAAAGGTTTTTTACCTGTAGCTATAAATACTATAGTTGGAGTTTCATTAACAGCCGGGGTTTTAGCTAGATTTTATGTTAAAAAAGGACTGACACCAATCTATAAATACTTTGTTTTTGGTGTACTTGTCATGTTGCCTTCTGCATTTGTGTTTTTGTTGAAGATCAATTTGCATCCATGGTTTGATAAAAACGACTTGAGTCATGTATTGATGATGGCCGGTATCACTTATTTCTATATAGGTGTTAAAAAGCTGTATGCTGGTGGATTCAATAAGGATGCTTATCTTTAA
- a CDS encoding acetyl-CoA carboxylase carboxyltransferase subunit alpha, giving the protein MSNYLPFEEPIAKIVEEIEKAKEIEANSGVNSSKMVKDLEKKLKDTTKDIFAKLTPWQRVQLSRHPDRPYSLEYINYLTDGTFIELHGDRNVKDDKAMVGGFGQFNGQTVMFVGQQKGTNTKMRQYRNFGMPNPEGYRKALRLFRLAEKFNKPIVTLIDTPGAFPGLEAEERGQGEAIARNIYEMMNLKVPVICIIIGEGASGGALGIGVGDKVIMLENSWYSVISPENCSTILWRSWDFKEKAAEALKLTSTDMKALKIVDEIIKEPIGGAHRFREETFKNVKDSIIKNLESLSKMDARKRMDERIDKFCQMGVFKGK; this is encoded by the coding sequence ATGTCGAATTATTTACCTTTTGAAGAACCGATTGCAAAAATCGTAGAAGAGATTGAAAAAGCCAAAGAAATTGAGGCTAATTCTGGTGTTAACTCTTCTAAAATGGTTAAAGATCTAGAAAAGAAATTAAAAGATACTACTAAAGATATTTTCGCGAAACTTACGCCTTGGCAAAGAGTTCAGCTTTCACGTCATCCAGACAGACCTTATTCATTAGAGTACATCAATTATTTAACTGATGGAACTTTTATTGAATTACATGGAGATAGAAATGTGAAAGATGACAAAGCTATGGTAGGTGGTTTTGGTCAGTTCAATGGACAAACTGTAATGTTTGTTGGACAACAAAAAGGAACCAATACCAAAATGCGTCAATACAGAAACTTTGGGATGCCTAATCCTGAAGGATATAGAAAAGCATTACGATTATTCAGATTAGCTGAAAAATTCAATAAACCAATTGTTACTTTAATTGATACTCCGGGTGCATTTCCTGGTTTAGAAGCAGAGGAAAGAGGACAAGGTGAAGCAATTGCAAGAAACATCTATGAGATGATGAATCTTAAGGTGCCTGTGATTTGTATCATTATTGGAGAAGGAGCTTCTGGAGGAGCATTGGGAATTGGAGTAGGAGATAAGGTCATCATGTTAGAGAATTCATGGTATTCTGTAATTTCTCCTGAAAACTGTTCAACTATTTTGTGGAGAAGTTGGGATTTCAAAGAAAAAGCGGCTGAAGCTTTAAAATTGACATCTACTGACATGAAGGCGCTTAAGATAGTTGATGAAATCATCAAAGAACCTATTGGTGGTGCTCACAGATTTAGAGAAGAAACTTTTAAAAATGTAAAAGATTCAATCATTAAAAATCTTGAATCATTGAGCAAAATGGATGCCCGCAAACGAATGGATGAGAGAATTGACAAATTCTGTCAAATGGGAGTTTTTAAAGGAAAGTAG
- the ispE gene encoding 4-(cytidine 5'-diphospho)-2-C-methyl-D-erythritol kinase codes for MILFPNAKINIGLHVTSKRSDGFHNIHSEFYPVDLFDILEIVPNKTQQFTYSGIEINEKENLLTKTFSLIKKHFPIENYWIHLHKQIPLGAGLGGGSSDAAFLIMGINKLADLKLSIIEMEELALQIGSDCPFFIENKPKLVSGRGEILSPPMLDLKGKFIYLINTGIHISTQETFGSVKPFDRPFPKQLSALKNDFEEGIFDKYPSLKIVKEELLNYGAFYASMTGTGSTIYGLFDSKPKKMNQYEFEFICELK; via the coding sequence TTGATACTTTTCCCAAATGCAAAAATCAATATCGGACTGCATGTAACAAGCAAGCGTTCAGATGGCTTTCACAATATTCACAGTGAATTCTATCCGGTAGATTTATTCGATATTTTGGAAATTGTTCCAAATAAAACTCAGCAGTTCACATATTCAGGAATTGAGATAAATGAAAAAGAAAACTTGCTTACCAAAACTTTTTCATTGATAAAAAAACATTTTCCTATAGAGAATTACTGGATTCACCTACACAAGCAAATCCCTTTGGGTGCAGGACTTGGAGGAGGCTCTTCTGATGCTGCTTTTTTAATTATGGGGATCAATAAATTAGCTGATTTAAAATTGTCGATTATAGAAATGGAAGAATTGGCTTTGCAAATAGGCTCAGACTGTCCTTTTTTCATTGAAAACAAACCAAAATTAGTGAGCGGAAGAGGCGAAATACTAAGTCCGCCTATGTTGGATTTAAAAGGGAAGTTCATTTATCTAATCAATACTGGTATTCACATCTCTACACAGGAAACATTTGGATCTGTAAAACCTTTTGACAGGCCTTTTCCAAAGCAATTATCTGCTCTAAAAAATGATTTTGAAGAAGGAATCTTTGACAAGTATCCATCTTTAAAAATAGTAAAAGAAGAACTGTTAAATTATGGAGCATTTTACGCCTCAATGACAGGAACCGGATCTACTATTTATGGATTATTTGATAGTAAACCGAAAAAAATGAACCAGTATGAATTTGAATTTATCTGTGAGTTAAAATAA
- a CDS encoding glycosyltransferase family 2 protein gives MSKPKVSILMSVKNGADYVDQCLDSVLSQDFFEWEMIIVDDNSTDNTIDVLGDFEDKDERFIISNNPGEGIIDALDHAFNLSTGEFITRMDADDIMPVNKIATFYNALNNRKKVIVTGRVKYFSDKGVSEGYVRYENWLNEVVTTESFESQLFRECVVASPNWMVHRSCFEDDFSFSDLVYPEDYDLVFKWIQFGYKLEGINKTTHLWREHEDRTSRNCAYYQQPSFFRLKTARFIDKFSEDIDGVQLIGKGQKGKLIADLLTEAGVAFKWYDLKPTEGKHQSVLDLEKRLTILSNWPTDEKTQLDISKFLKRKELVFGQNLWLF, from the coding sequence ATGAGTAAACCAAAGGTTTCAATACTAATGTCCGTTAAAAATGGAGCGGATTACGTGGATCAATGTCTGGATTCAGTATTATCTCAAGATTTTTTTGAGTGGGAAATGATCATTGTAGATGATAATTCTACTGACAATACCATTGATGTTTTAGGTGACTTTGAAGACAAAGACGAACGTTTTATTATCTCAAATAATCCCGGTGAAGGAATAATTGATGCTTTAGATCATGCTTTTAATTTAAGTACCGGAGAATTTATCACTAGAATGGATGCTGACGATATCATGCCCGTTAACAAAATAGCTACTTTTTATAATGCTTTGAATAATCGTAAGAAAGTGATTGTTACCGGAAGGGTAAAGTACTTTTCAGATAAAGGAGTTTCTGAGGGGTATGTGCGTTATGAAAATTGGTTAAATGAAGTGGTGACAACAGAAAGTTTCGAATCACAACTATTTAGAGAATGTGTTGTAGCTTCTCCCAACTGGATGGTTCACAGAAGTTGTTTTGAAGATGATTTTTCTTTTTCAGACTTAGTGTATCCTGAAGATTATGATCTTGTTTTTAAATGGATTCAATTTGGATATAAATTGGAGGGCATAAATAAAACAACTCACTTATGGAGAGAGCATGAGGATAGAACTTCAAGAAATTGCGCATATTACCAACAGCCTTCATTTTTTAGGCTAAAAACAGCCAGGTTTATAGATAAATTCAGTGAAGATATTGATGGTGTTCAATTAATTGGAAAAGGACAAAAAGGTAAGTTAATAGCAGATTTATTAACTGAGGCCGGAGTTGCATTTAAATGGTATGATCTTAAACCAACTGAAGGCAAACATCAATCTGTACTGGACCTGGAGAAACGTCTTACTATTTTGTCAAATTGGCCAACTGATGAAAAAACGCAATTAGACATTAGTAAATTTTTAAAGCGTAAGGAATTAGTGTTTGGACAAAATCTATGGTTATTTTAA